The region TCTGCCACTGAGACACTATCCCGACATCTATCTGTCCAATCCTGACGTCGAACCGGGGAGGATTCTGAAGGTTCTGGGTCTTTCCAGCAGAGAATACGACCTTTTCGAGATGAGAGCCACGATTCTTGGATATTACAGCAGAGAACTTGGTTTTGTCAACCCGAGAATTCCTCCGAAGCCGGGACAGGCAGTCTTTCTTGCCGAGAAAGATGTTATCGAGGAAGCACTGCTCAGGAAGAAAAAGGGGGAGCTTGGGAGTATACATGCAGGGTTTTTGCTCAACAGGGATGAGGACATACCCATAGTTCTCGACACCTCACTCACTGTAAGCGAACACCTTGCAATTCTTGCCGGAACAGGAAGTGGAAAGAGCTATCTTGCTGGTGTTATTGTCGAGGAGCTTTTAAAGCCCTACAACAGGGCAAGTGTACTGATATTTGACCCACATGGGGAGTATCACACTCTAAAAGAGGTTGAAGGGCTGGATGAGTTCTCGGAGGGCAGTTACAGACCAAGCGTGAAGATATATGGCAGGGAGGACATAAAGCTCAGGGTCAGTGAGCTTGATTACGATGAGATCGTAAACCTCCTCCCAAACCTCACGGAAAAAATGGAGGCGACCCTGAGCAGGATTTACAGGGACCTGTCTGAGAGGGGAAATTTCACGAGCGGAGACATAATCGCCAGGATTGAAGAGATGAAGAATAACGAGGAGCTTGCAGAGTCGACAGCGAGCGGTTTGATATGGAGAATAAGGCGCTATCTGCTTGAAATGGAGATTATCGACGACTACAGGCACATGAGTTTGAAAGACCTGCTGAAACCGGGGCAGGCCAGCGTCCTTCAGCTCACCGAGATGAACGACCTTGAACAGGAAATTCTTGTTTCCGCCCTCATGAAGCGGATACTCAAGGCGAGAATAAATGCAGAAAAGGGGCTGGATGGAGAGAAACTCGATTACCCTGTTTTCGTTATAGTTGAAGAGGCTCATCGCTTCGCCTCGAGGGATTCAAGGAGTTATGATGTCTTGAGAACAATACTGAGTGAGGGCAGAAAGTTCGGAGTTGGAGTGTGTCTGATCAGCCAGAGACCATCGAAAATAGACAGCGACATTCTGAGCCAGTGCATGACCCAGATAGTCATGAGGATCGTTAATCCGGCTGATCAGGAGAACATAAGAAAGAGCGTTGAGAGCATAGGCAGGGAGATGATTGAGGAGTTGCCCGGACTTACAAAGGGTCAGGCAATTGTTGCGGGAGTTGCTGTGAACACGCCCGTTCTGATGAGGGCCAGGAAGAGACACACGAGCCACGGAGGGGCGAGCAAGAACGCACCGGAGGAATGGATCCGGTGGAGCGAGAAAGGCGAGAGCAGAGGGATTTTTGTGGATAGAAAGGCAAGGCTGTTCTGGGATGAGGATTGATATCTGGCTGTTCCGGAACGGATACTTCGAAAGCAGGAGCAGAGCCAAGCTGGCCGTGAAAAAAGGGCTTGTACTCGTGGATGGCAGAATTGTAAAGCCATCCTATGATGTGAAGGGTGGCGAAAGAATCGAGGTGCTTGAGGAGGGAAAGCCGGCAGGGTATTTCAAGCTGAAGGAGATTGACAGACAGTGGAATCTGTTTGAGGATGTAAAGGTGGTTCTCGACCTGGGAAGCAGTGCTGGAGGTTTTTTGATGTATGCAAGTGAGAAGGCTGGGACGGTAATTGGAATCGAGTTCAGTAGTGAATTTGAGGAATCTCTGAGGAACGTTGAGAGAGAACGGAATAACGTCAGAGTTTTTATTGCGGATGCCTTCTTTTTTGACATTTCTCTCTTGCCGGAAATTGACCTGATTCTGTGCGATTTGACTCTTGAGCCGGACTCCTCCATAAAGGCTCTCAGCAGGTTTCTTCCCAAGCTGAGAAAAGAAGGCAGAATTCTCTTTGTTTCCAAGGGGAAGGAAGCGAAATTGGATGGTTTCAGAGTTCTGAAAGTGATGAGAGCAGAGGAAAAGAGAGAATGGTACTATCTGCTTGAGATGGTGTGAAGCGGGAAACCTTTATAAGTTTGACCATATCACGCCTGGATGTGCTTCCAGCTTACGTGGCTCTCGGTGGTATGTTTGGAGCGCTCGCCAGATATGTGCTTTCGGGCCTGATTCAGAATGGCAGGTATTTTCCCGCCGGGACTCTTGGAGTTAACGTTATTGGTAGCTTCTTTCTTGGATTCTTCATGTTCTCGTCGGAATATTTTGGTCTCTTCTCTCAGGAAGTCAGAGCTTTCATTGCAATAGGTTTTCTCGGATCATTCACAACGATGTCCACATTCAGCTATGAATCCTTCCGCCTGCTTTCTGAGGGAAATCTTATCTATTTCCTCGCAAATATCCTGCTGAATGTTGCGGGATGCATTGCTGCGGTGTATGCAGGAAGAGCATTTGCTCTTACACTCTGGAGGATGGTAATGTGAGAGAGGGCATTCTTCTCAGGATATACATAGGTGAGAGCGATAAGTATGAGGGTAAGCCCCTGTACAGGTATATTGTCGAATTCTGCAGAAAAGAGGGTATAGCCGGGACAACTGTTCTGAGGGGCATGCTCGGCTATGGAAAATCGAGTGTGATTCACAACTCGTCCATACTGAGACTTTCGGCCGACCTTCCTGTTGTCATCGAAATCGTCGATGATGTTGATAAAATCGAGAGAATAAAACCAATGCTGGCGGAAATAGTCAGAGAGGGTCTGATAACTGAAGAAAGGGTAAAAATAATAAGTTACACAGGGAGAGAAGAGGGTTAAATCGAATCAATTACTCTTTTGAGTCTCTCTTCTACCGTGCTGGCAACCTCTTTCACTTCCTCATTTCCAAACTGCTCTGCAAGTTTCAGGGGAGCCACGGCGGAAACAACGACCCTGCCATTTTCCTCGTAAACAACAACATTGCAGGGCATCAGCAATCCAAAGTCTCTGTCAGCCCTGAGGGCCTGACTGGCGTACTGGGGATTGCATGCTCCGAGAATGATGTAGTTGTCGAAATCCTCGCCTGTTTTTTCTTTTATCGTTTTTCTTACATCTATTTCACATAATATTCCGAAACCGTTTTCAGCAAGCTTTTCCTTGGCCTTCCTCACGGCTTCTTCAAAACTGAGGTTAACTGTCTTTTTGTATCCAAGCATGGTTTAATGTCTGTCCGGGTTTGAGATAATGTTGTGGGTCTTTTGCACCGGACTGCAAAACCGCTTCACTGTTGCTTATGTCCGCTCGGGGGATGGATTTGCAAAACATTTATTTTGTTAGCAAAACAGCTTTTGAGTGGTATGAAAAGGTTGAAGATTCACGTTAGCGGTGTGGTTCAGGGTGTGGGTTTCAGATACTTTACCCGGCAGAGGGCCAACGAACTCGGAATTAGAGGGTATGTTGCGAATCTTCCTGATGGTCGTGTTTTGGTTGTTGCGGAGGGTGATGAAAAGACCCTTGATAAATTCATTTCAGCACTGAAAGAGGGTCCGAGGCTGGCCAAGG is a window of Geoglobus acetivorans DNA encoding:
- a CDS encoding helicase HerA domain-containing protein: MKVGIVKGPAENPYEFRFITPDSKALKVGEFVYYVHEGKKVLCRITKRLPLRHYPDIYLSNPDVEPGRILKVLGLSSREYDLFEMRATILGYYSRELGFVNPRIPPKPGQAVFLAEKDVIEEALLRKKKGELGSIHAGFLLNRDEDIPIVLDTSLTVSEHLAILAGTGSGKSYLAGVIVEELLKPYNRASVLIFDPHGEYHTLKEVEGLDEFSEGSYRPSVKIYGREDIKLRVSELDYDEIVNLLPNLTEKMEATLSRIYRDLSERGNFTSGDIIARIEEMKNNEELAESTASGLIWRIRRYLLEMEIIDDYRHMSLKDLLKPGQASVLQLTEMNDLEQEILVSALMKRILKARINAEKGLDGEKLDYPVFVIVEEAHRFASRDSRSYDVLRTILSEGRKFGVGVCLISQRPSKIDSDILSQCMTQIVMRIVNPADQENIRKSVESIGREMIEELPGLTKGQAIVAGVAVNTPVLMRARKRHTSHGGASKNAPEEWIRWSEKGESRGIFVDRKARLFWDED
- a CDS encoding S4 domain-containing protein, whose product is MRIDIWLFRNGYFESRSRAKLAVKKGLVLVDGRIVKPSYDVKGGERIEVLEEGKPAGYFKLKEIDRQWNLFEDVKVVLDLGSSAGGFLMYASEKAGTVIGIEFSSEFEESLRNVERERNNVRVFIADAFFFDISLLPEIDLILCDLTLEPDSSIKALSRFLPKLRKEGRILFVSKGKEAKLDGFRVLKVMRAEEKREWYYLLEMV
- the crcB gene encoding fluoride efflux transporter CrcB yields the protein MLPAYVALGGMFGALARYVLSGLIQNGRYFPAGTLGVNVIGSFFLGFFMFSSEYFGLFSQEVRAFIAIGFLGSFTTMSTFSYESFRLLSEGNLIYFLANILLNVAGCIAAVYAGRAFALTLWRMVM
- a CDS encoding DUF190 domain-containing protein → MREGILLRIYIGESDKYEGKPLYRYIVEFCRKEGIAGTTVLRGMLGYGKSSVIHNSSILRLSADLPVVIEIVDDVDKIERIKPMLAEIVREGLITEERVKIISYTGREEG
- a CDS encoding DUF302 domain-containing protein: MLGYKKTVNLSFEEAVRKAKEKLAENGFGILCEIDVRKTIKEKTGEDFDNYIILGACNPQYASQALRADRDFGLLMPCNVVVYEENGRVVVSAVAPLKLAEQFGNEEVKEVASTVEERLKRVIDSI
- a CDS encoding acylphosphatase — protein: MKRLKIHVSGVVQGVGFRYFTRQRANELGIRGYVANLPDGRVLVVAEGDEKTLDKFISALKEGPRLAKVTGLEIDEEDYTGEFDKFEVRY